CGATCCCGAGGAAGTACGTGCTGTCCTTCGAGCGTCCCCCGACGTCGCCGACTGTAGCGTCGTCGGACTGGACGACGAGGAGTGGGGCGAACGCGTCGGCGCGCTCGTGGTTCCGGCCGACGGGGCGGATCCGTCGATCGAGGCGCTCGACGCGCACTGTCGAGTGCGTCTCGCGGGGTACAAGATCCCGCGGACGATCGGCTTCGAGACGGCGCTACCGCGGACGGCCTCGGGAACCGTCGATCGAAACGCCGTCGTCGATCGGCTTCGCGACGGCGAGGCGTGACCGCCACCACGCGACCGTTTTATTTCGCCGTCGATCCAAGGCGGATTCGTGTGCACCCTCATCGTCGCCTGGCGCGTCTTCGACGACGCGCCGGTCTGTGTCGCCGCGAACCGTGACGAGGCGACCGACCGACCATCGTCTCCGCCGCGCGTCCGGGAGGGCGATCGTCCGGTCCTCGCCCCCCGAGACGAGCGTGCCGGCGGGACGTGGATCGGCTACAACGCCGAGGGCGTGCTCGCCGCGGTCACCAACCGCTGGGTCCCGGGGGACGGCGAGCGCTCTCGCGGATTGCTCGTCGACGACGCACTCGGGGCGCAATCGGCCGAAGAGGCGATCAACCGGATCGAGGCCGAACTGGAAGCGCGAGAGTACGCGCCGTTTCACCTGCTCGTCGCCGACGAGGAACGCTGTCTGCTCGTCGCCCACGATTCGGAGGGCGACGGAACCCACCGGCTGTCTCCCGGCGTCCACGTCGTCGTCAACGTGGGCTTCGACGGCGAGTGGTTCGTCCCCGAACTGCGGCCGGAGGTCGGCCGCCAGCAAGCGGCGAACGCCGAACGAGTGGACGAGGAGCTCCGGCCCCGTCCCGGCGAAACCGCTGCCGAGTGGACCGAACGGGCGGGATCGATCCTCGGCGATCACGACTACGGCGTCTGTATCCACGGCGACGGGTTCGGCACTCGGTCCTCGTCGCTGCTCAGACTGGGGAACGACCGGGTCTTCGAGTACGCCGACGGGCCGCCGTGCGAGACGCCGTTCCGCCGAGTCGAGGAGCGCGTCTGAGTTCGGAGTGGCCGATCAATTAAGCGACGAGAGAGCCGTTTGGACGACCTCGGCCACGGCCGCCCGCGCCGACTCGTCGAGTTCGACGAGCGGCGGACGGACGGTCGCGCGATCGAGGACGCCGCGCTCGCACAGCGCCGCCTTCGCCGCCGGTGCGAAGCCGTACTCGAGTGTAGCTTCGAACACCGGCGAGAGGACATCACGCTGAACGCCCCTCGCCCGGCCGATGTCGCCGTCGTCGATCGCCCCACAGAGCGACTGAAACGCGCCGGGGAGGACGCCGGCCAGTGCGTTGATCCCGCCGCTCGCGCCCATCACCTGCGCGCCGACGAAGTGGTCGTCGTAGCCCTGCAGGACCCGAAACGAGTCCGGCGTACGTGCGACGAACCGTTCGATCGTGCTGAAATCGCCGCTCGTGTCCTTGATCCCGCGGATGGCGTCGTTGGACGCGAGCGCCTCGACTGTCTCGGGCGTTAGCGGACCGCTGGTGCACGAGGGGATGTTGTACAGGTAGATCGGCAACGCG
This genomic window from Natronomonas salsuginis contains:
- a CDS encoding NRDE family protein, which gives rise to MCTLIVAWRVFDDAPVCVAANRDEATDRPSSPPRVREGDRPVLAPRDERAGGTWIGYNAEGVLAAVTNRWVPGDGERSRGLLVDDALGAQSAEEAINRIEAELEAREYAPFHLLVADEERCLLVAHDSEGDGTHRLSPGVHVVVNVGFDGEWFVPELRPEVGRQQAANAERVDEELRPRPGETAAEWTERAGSILGDHDYGVCIHGDGFGTRSSSLLRLGNDRVFEYADGPPCETPFRRVEERV
- the dapA gene encoding 4-hydroxy-tetrahydrodipicolinate synthase gives rise to the protein MSDATTSIDLPSTASLSAMVTPFDADESVDHDALAHLAAWTIDGGIDGLVPCGTTGEFAGLTREERRAVIETTVETADGRVPVVAGTAATTVPDVLTFVDDAAAVGADGALITPPYFHAANDPAGNRSFFERIAADSALPIYLYNIPSCTSGPLTPETVEALASNDAIRGIKDTSGDFSTIERFVARTPDSFRVLQGYDDHFVGAQVMGASGGINALAGVLPGAFQSLCGAIDDGDIGRARGVQRDVLSPVFEATLEYGFAPAAKAALCERGVLDRATVRPPLVELDESARAAVAEVVQTALSSLN